A window of Pseudomonas putida genomic DNA:
GGCCAGAACACCAGGCCTGCGTCGGCTAGCGCCCAGATGCCAGTGCCGACCAGGAACGCCGCGTACAGCCAGGCGCCGGCCGGTTTGCGGCGAGCGATAAGGGCGCCGGCGATGGCCATGGCCAGGCCGCCGATCAGGAAGTACCAGGAACCGCCCAGGCCGGCCAGCTTGACGCCGCCCGCAGCCAGGAGGAGGCCGAGCAGGGCGATGATCACGCCCAGGCCGACCAGGATGATGTTTGAGGCGCCAGAGGCGCGCGGTGTTTCTTTCATGCCAGGGATCTCAGCAGGTGGAATGCGCGCAGTGTAATCTCTTAGCTTGCTAATTAACAAGTTGGTACATAATTTTGTGGGGCGGATTGTCGCAGGGTTGAACGCTGCAAGGTGTGGCTAAAATTCTAGATCATGCGTTTAAAATTGCAGTAATGAGGAGGTTAATGTTGGTTGAATAGACTACGGCGGATCTTGAATGACCGGATTCAAACCGGCCACGGAGTGCCGCTGCTGTAGAACACCGCGAGCCAGACGGTAGCGGTGCCGGGGGCGGTCCATTCCACGCGGTGGCGGTAATGCGGCGGGATGTCCAGGCAATCGCCCGGCGCCAACAGCCGGGTGTGGCTCTCGTGCTCGAAGCGCAGGCCGGCGGCACCACTGAGCAGCACGATCCATTCGCCTTCGGCCTGGTCGTACCAGAAGCCGGGCGGGCTGGCCTGGCCACTGGATACGATACGTTCCACGCGTACGCCCGGGCGGCTGAGCAATTGGTCGACCCGTTCGGCGCTGGTGGGGTCGCAAGGGGGCAGGGCGGTCAGCAGGTTGGTCGGTGTCATGGAAAGCCTCGTTTACAAGGGAGTGGTTCCACTATGGACGCAATTGCCGTGCACCGCGCTTCTTGACCCGCCCGGCTGTTTGTAAGAACTTTCCGGGATTTGGAAGACGGGCAGCAAATGGACAAACTCCTGGCGATGAAGATGTTCGTGGCTACCGTCGACGCCCAAGGCTTTTCTGCCGCTGCACGCCGGCTTGGGCTGGCGACATCGTCGGTAACGCGCCTGGTCGATGCCCTGGAAACTGCGTTGGGCGCCACTTTGCTCAACCGCTCCACCCGTCAGGTCAGCCTGACCGAGGCCGGCGCCCGCTATTACGAGCGCGCGCGGGGTATTTTCGAGGCGCTGGACGAGGCTGATGCCAGTGTCGCCGACCGGGGCGAAGCGCCTGTCGGCGTACTGCGTCTGTGCTTGCCGGTGGAGTTCGGCAGACGCGTCATTGCCCCGCACCTTGGGCGGTTGTTGGCGCAGCACCCGGCACTGGAACTGGACATCGACCTCAGTGACCGCGTGGATGACCTGCTCGACGGCCGCTATGACCTGTCGATACGCCTGGGCGACCCCTCGCCCAATGACGAGCTGGTATGCCGCCCGCTCGGCCGCTTCCAGCGTTGGCTGGTGGCCAGCCCGGCCTACCTGGCCGGGCGTGACGCGCTGGAGCACCCGCGGCAGCTGCTGGAGCACGCCTGCCTGCGCTTTCGTTACGGGCAGAAAGGGCGCCCCTGGCGACTGGTACGTGGGCAGGAGAGCCTGGAGCTGGATGTGAGCGGACCGTTGCGCAGCGCCAATGCCGACATGTTGCGTGAAACCGCGCTGGCCGGGAGCGGCATCGCGCTGCTGGCCGACTGGCTGGTGCACGAGGATGTCGCGGCCGGGCGGCTGCAGCGGCTGTTCCCCGATTGGCAGGCCAGCCCCGGCGCGGCCAATGACAGCATCAACGCCCTGTACCTGCCCAACCATCGTGGTTCGCGGCGGGTGAACGCATTCATCGACTTTTGCGAAAACCTGTTGCAGCGCGGCACTTAGTGTTGC
This region includes:
- a CDS encoding cupin — its product is MTPTNLLTALPPCDPTSAERVDQLLSRPGVRVERIVSSGQASPPGFWYDQAEGEWIVLLSGAAGLRFEHESHTRLLAPGDCLDIPPHYRHRVEWTAPGTATVWLAVFYSSGTPWPV
- a CDS encoding LysR family transcriptional regulator, with the protein product MDKLLAMKMFVATVDAQGFSAAARRLGLATSSVTRLVDALETALGATLLNRSTRQVSLTEAGARYYERARGIFEALDEADASVADRGEAPVGVLRLCLPVEFGRRVIAPHLGRLLAQHPALELDIDLSDRVDDLLDGRYDLSIRLGDPSPNDELVCRPLGRFQRWLVASPAYLAGRDALEHPRQLLEHACLRFRYGQKGRPWRLVRGQESLELDVSGPLRSANADMLRETALAGSGIALLADWLVHEDVAAGRLQRLFPDWQASPGAANDSINALYLPNHRGSRRVNAFIDFCENLLQRGT